The following are encoded in a window of Thermoanaerobacter ethanolicus JW 200 genomic DNA:
- a CDS encoding ACT domain-containing protein, whose protein sequence is MGEDGKLYIIREEILSDSLKKTLKVKELLESGKVKTINEAVKQVGISRSAFYKYRDYVFPFSKFSKGKIITLSMVLEHMPGVLSSILDVVADARCNVVTINQSIPSMGVASVTISIDTQYMEMSLENFLEKLSSQNGVRKIEILGE, encoded by the coding sequence ATGGGAGAAGATGGGAAACTCTATATAATAAGAGAAGAAATCCTTTCGGACTCTCTTAAAAAGACTTTAAAAGTGAAAGAATTATTAGAATCGGGCAAAGTGAAAACCATCAATGAAGCAGTAAAACAAGTAGGCATATCTCGCAGTGCTTTTTACAAGTATAGAGATTATGTTTTCCCTTTTTCTAAATTTAGCAAAGGGAAAATCATAACTTTATCTATGGTATTAGAGCATATGCCAGGAGTGCTTTCTTCTATTCTTGACGTTGTGGCAGATGCGAGGTGCAATGTTGTTACTATAAATCAAAGTATACCTTCGATGGGGGTTGCGAGCGTAACTATTTCTATTGATACCCAGTACATGGAAATGAGTTTGGAAAATTTCCTTGAGAAACTATCCAGTCAAAACGGAGTTAGGAAAATAGAAATTTTAGGAGAATAA
- a CDS encoding amino acid permease: MTNSNGLFRKKTLEMILADTESEQYKLKKSLTAIDLVALGIGAIIGTGIFVITGVAAAEHAGPAIILSFVLAGLACAFAAISYAEFASMFPIAGSTYSYSYVALGEIFAWIIGWDLILEYVFALPAIALGWSGYFTNLLASIGINIPDWAAHSAWQGPGGLINLPAIGILLLVAALVYIGTRESATVNNIAVAFKVFVVLFFIVVAVWHVKPVNWHPFMPYGWKGVFTGAAIVFFAYIGFDAVSTAAEETKNPARDLPIGILGSLGISTILYIAVAAILTGVVSYARLNDPAPVAKALNIIGLNWARGLVSIGALTGITTVLLVMTYGSTRIIFAMSRDGLLPPAFSKLHPKFRTPTLAIYLIAIATSLVAGFLPIGIIAELVNIGTMLAFVLVSISVIVLRYTQPDLPRKFRAPGVPWTPLLAIIFVGALMASLPWETWVRLIVWLIIGLIIYFSYGRHHSKLAQEKQQLK, translated from the coding sequence ATGACAAATTCAAATGGACTTTTTAGGAAGAAAACTTTGGAAATGATATTAGCTGATACAGAAAGCGAACAATACAAACTAAAAAAATCATTAACAGCAATTGACCTTGTTGCATTAGGTATTGGCGCAATCATAGGTACTGGTATTTTCGTTATAACTGGGGTTGCTGCAGCAGAACATGCGGGACCTGCTATTATACTTTCTTTCGTGTTGGCTGGTTTGGCTTGTGCTTTTGCTGCAATCTCATACGCAGAATTCGCATCAATGTTCCCAATTGCAGGTTCAACTTATAGCTACAGCTATGTTGCATTAGGAGAAATCTTTGCGTGGATCATAGGATGGGACTTAATACTTGAATACGTCTTTGCACTTCCAGCAATAGCTTTGGGCTGGTCCGGTTATTTTACTAACCTTCTTGCAAGTATAGGAATAAATATTCCTGATTGGGCAGCTCATTCTGCTTGGCAAGGTCCAGGAGGACTTATAAATTTGCCGGCAATAGGCATTTTATTATTAGTGGCTGCACTTGTATATATAGGTACAAGAGAAAGTGCTACTGTCAATAATATAGCAGTTGCATTTAAAGTATTTGTCGTACTTTTCTTCATAGTAGTTGCAGTATGGCACGTAAAACCAGTAAACTGGCATCCATTCATGCCTTATGGATGGAAAGGGGTTTTTACAGGTGCAGCAATTGTCTTCTTCGCCTATATAGGTTTTGACGCAGTCTCAACCGCAGCTGAAGAAACAAAAAATCCTGCAAGAGATTTACCAATAGGAATATTGGGTTCTCTCGGCATTAGCACTATTCTTTATATAGCTGTTGCTGCAATACTCACTGGTGTAGTTTCGTATGCCCGGTTAAATGACCCAGCACCTGTTGCTAAAGCTCTTAACATAATAGGTTTGAACTGGGCAAGGGGCCTTGTATCCATTGGTGCTTTAACAGGTATTACGACAGTTTTGTTGGTTATGACATATGGTTCTACAAGAATAATTTTTGCAATGTCCCGTGATGGATTGCTTCCACCTGCTTTTTCAAAGCTTCATCCAAAATTTAGAACACCTACTTTGGCTATATATCTTATAGCAATAGCAACTTCTTTAGTGGCAGGCTTTTTACCAATAGGAATTATAGCAGAACTTGTTAATATAGGAACTATGCTGGCATTTGTACTTGTATCCATTTCGGTTATAGTACTAAGATATACACAGCCAGACTTGCCAAGAAAATTCAGAGCACCTGGTGTACCATGGACACCTCTTTTGGCAATTATATTTGTAGGTGCTTTGATGGCATCTCTCCCATGGGAGACATGGGTAAGACTTATAGTATGGCTTATAATAGGATTGATTATTTACTTCTCATACGGCAGACATCACAGCAAACTAGCTCAAGAAAAGCAACAGCTAAAATAA
- a CDS encoding homoserine dehydrogenase — protein MKIGLMGLGTVGTGVVHLINQNGKNIEKKIGEKIEIKKILVKDPNKKRTPLAEGKITFNADDILEDEEIDVVVEVMGKEHPALDYIIKALKSGKHVVTANKEVIAVHGKELIKLATENKVSLLYEASVGGGIPIIRPLKQCLAANKIYEIKGILNGTTNYILTEMKEKGLDFEEVLKEAQQKGYAEADPTDDVEGFDAARKLAILCTLAFNKFILPEKIYTKGIKSISKFDIKYAEELGYNVKLIAYAKIDERDSLEAWVHPVMIKKDNPLSGVNGVFNAILVDGNAVGEVMFYGQGAGMMPTASAVVADIMDVKNHIVIQNGCEDADLLPIVDTVSKYYIRLIAFDKPGVMSKITGILGDKGISLLSVVQKGVLGDTAEIVLITHIANTGKVFEALEEIQNLREVESIESVIRVEGE, from the coding sequence ATGAAAATAGGACTAATGGGGCTTGGAACAGTTGGAACAGGCGTAGTTCATTTAATCAACCAAAACGGCAAAAACATTGAAAAAAAGATAGGGGAGAAAATCGAGATAAAAAAGATACTTGTGAAAGACCCCAATAAAAAGAGGACACCCCTTGCAGAAGGAAAAATAACTTTTAATGCAGATGACATTTTAGAAGATGAAGAAATAGATGTAGTAGTAGAAGTGATGGGGAAAGAACATCCCGCTCTGGATTATATTATAAAAGCTCTCAAAAGTGGTAAGCACGTCGTCACTGCCAACAAAGAAGTCATAGCAGTTCACGGTAAAGAGCTAATAAAACTTGCGACAGAAAATAAAGTTAGTCTTCTCTATGAGGCCTCAGTTGGTGGTGGTATTCCCATCATCAGGCCATTAAAACAATGTCTTGCAGCAAATAAAATATACGAAATCAAAGGAATATTAAACGGAACTACAAATTATATATTGACAGAAATGAAAGAAAAAGGTTTAGACTTTGAAGAAGTTTTAAAGGAAGCTCAGCAAAAAGGTTATGCAGAAGCAGATCCGACAGATGACGTGGAAGGTTTTGATGCGGCAAGAAAACTTGCCATACTATGCACTTTAGCTTTTAACAAATTCATTTTGCCTGAAAAAATTTACACAAAAGGTATAAAGTCTATTTCTAAATTTGACATAAAATATGCAGAAGAATTGGGGTACAATGTAAAACTTATAGCTTACGCAAAAATTGATGAAAGAGACAGTTTAGAAGCATGGGTACATCCTGTCATGATAAAAAAAGACAATCCTTTAAGCGGGGTAAATGGGGTCTTTAACGCTATTTTAGTTGATGGAAATGCAGTAGGGGAAGTTATGTTTTATGGGCAAGGTGCAGGTATGATGCCTACTGCCAGTGCAGTTGTTGCGGACATAATGGATGTAAAAAACCATATTGTAATTCAAAATGGGTGCGAAGATGCAGACCTTCTTCCTATTGTGGATACTGTATCCAAATATTATATAAGGCTCATAGCCTTTGATAAACCTGGCGTAATGAGCAAAATTACTGGTATATTAGGAGACAAAGGAATAAGTCTTTTGTCGGTAGTACAAAAAGGGGTTTTAGGGGATACTGCGGAGATTGTTTTGATCACTCATATCGCGAATACAGGGAAAGTATTTGAAGCCCTGGAAGAAATACAAAATCTGAGGGAAGTAGAAAGTATAGAAAGTGTCATAAGAGTAGAGGGGGAATAG
- the ltrA gene encoding group II intron reverse transcriptase/maturase yields the protein MDSKDMQRLQTTQQRGYPLNREMEFQKTTEVHSISSASEDGRNEVQRYTGKMLEMIVERGNMEAAYKRVVANKGSHGVDGMEVDELLPYLKENWATIKQQLLEGKYKPQPVRRVEIPKPDGGVRLLGIPTVLDRLIQQAIAQILNRVYNHTFSDSSYGFRPGRSAKDAIKAAEAYINEGYTWVVDMDLEKFFDRVNHDIIMSKLEKRIGDKRVLKLIRRYLESGVMINGIKVSTEEGTPQGGPLSPLLANIMLDELDKELERRGHKFCRYADDCNIYVKSRSAGDRVMKSIKKFIESKLKLKVNEAKSAVDRPWRRKFLGFSFYTKENEVRIRIHEKSIKRFKEKVREITNRNKGISMENRIKRLNQITTGWVNYFGLADAKSIMKTLDEWIRRRLRACIWKQWKKIKTKHDNLVKLGVEEQKAWEYANTRKGYWRISNSPILNKTLTNKYFESIGYKSLSQRYLIVHNS from the coding sequence ATGGACTCGAAAGATATGCAGAGACTGCAGACAACTCAACAAAGAGGCTATCCGTTGAATAGAGAAATGGAATTTCAAAAGACAACGGAAGTGCATAGTATATCATCGGCGTCGGAAGATGGAAGAAACGAGGTACAAAGATATACCGGCAAGATGCTTGAAATGATAGTAGAACGAGGGAACATGGAAGCAGCATACAAGCGCGTTGTTGCAAATAAAGGAAGCCATGGAGTCGATGGGATGGAAGTAGATGAACTTCTACCGTATCTCAAAGAAAACTGGGCAACCATAAAACAACAACTGCTGGAGGGGAAATACAAACCACAACCAGTGCGAAGAGTAGAAATTCCCAAACCAGATGGAGGAGTAAGACTCCTAGGAATACCTACAGTACTAGACAGACTAATACAACAAGCAATAGCCCAAATACTAAATAGAGTCTACAACCATACATTTTCTGATAGCAGTTATGGATTCAGACCAGGACGCAGTGCAAAAGACGCAATAAAAGCCGCAGAAGCATACATAAATGAAGGATACACATGGGTTGTAGATATGGACTTAGAAAAGTTCTTTGACAGAGTAAACCACGACATAATAATGTCCAAACTAGAAAAGCGGATAGGAGATAAAAGGGTACTAAAGTTAATACGAAGATACTTAGAATCAGGAGTAATGATAAACGGAATCAAAGTATCAACAGAAGAAGGGACACCCCAAGGAGGGCCATTAAGTCCGCTATTAGCAAACATAATGTTGGATGAACTAGACAAAGAACTTGAAAGGAGAGGGCACAAATTCTGCCGATATGCAGATGACTGCAACATATATGTAAAAAGCAGGTCTGCAGGAGACAGAGTAATGAAGAGCATAAAGAAATTCATAGAAAGCAAATTAAAACTAAAAGTCAACGAAGCAAAAAGTGCTGTAGATAGACCATGGAGAAGAAAATTTCTTGGATTTTCATTCTACACAAAAGAAAACGAAGTAAGAATAAGAATCCATGAAAAATCCATCAAAAGGTTTAAGGAAAAAGTAAGAGAAATAACCAATCGGAACAAGGGAATAAGCATGGAAAACAGAATAAAAAGACTAAATCAAATAACAACAGGATGGGTCAACTATTTTGGATTAGCAGACGCGAAAAGCATAATGAAAACCCTTGACGAATGGATAAGGCGAAGACTAAGGGCATGTATATGGAAACAATGGAAGAAGATAAAAACGAAGCATGATAACTTAGTAAAACTAGGAGTAGAAGAACAAAAAGCCTGGGAATACGCCAATACAAGGAAAGGCTACTGGAGAATATCCAATAGCCCAATCCTAAATAAGACTCTTACAAATAAATACTTTGAAAGCATAGGTTATAAGAGTTTATCCCAAAGATATCTAATTGTACACAATTCCTAA
- a CDS encoding NAD(P)/FAD-dependent oxidoreductase encodes MELTKPVKIGNLNLKNRVVMAPVKTGYATSEGQVTEDLIQYYVNRAKGGVGLIVLESAYVDLSGKEIPRQLGIYDDSMVEGLRHLITPIQEAGSKVAVYINHAGRIANPMVTKLPLIAPSPIACPTIGVEPQGIPHEDIKKWQNTYVKAAVRAYEAGADALEIQFGHGYLIHQFLSPHTNKREDEHGGSFENRIRFGMEILDEIKKEIGADFPIIVRISADEFVPGGWTLEDAIRLAKALEDKGVAAIDVSLGSSCESGAITLQTLGTQKGLAWEFASKIKEQVNIPVIAVGRINTPELAEEILVSGKADLVALGRPLVADPLFVEKAISGRSKEIRRCAACHQGCLDELRAGRRFGCNFNPSVGKEEEIEIQKAPQPGKKVFIIGAGLAGLEAAYTAAARGHKVYIYEEKGEIGGQVLPGSVPPHKEELKGIVEYYKEVLPKVGVTLNLNHKVTAEEIAKWEADEVVFATGGQPIVPPIPGLKEYGFLTAVEVLRGEKQAGDKVAIIGGGLIGMETADYLSEQGKKVMVIELLEEVARDMGVFEKILIMKRLKERGVEIYVKTRLKEVGKALLVETPEGEKELPLPDTIVLAVGLKPDPSLYEEVSKILPQEKLHVIGDAKEVRKIVHAISEGRNLGLSL; translated from the coding sequence ATGGAGCTTACAAAGCCAGTAAAAATAGGTAATTTAAATTTAAAAAATCGGGTAGTAATGGCGCCTGTTAAAACTGGTTATGCTACATCAGAGGGACAGGTTACAGAGGACCTAATTCAATATTATGTCAATAGAGCAAAAGGGGGAGTAGGTTTAATTGTTTTAGAATCAGCATATGTAGACCTTTCAGGGAAAGAAATTCCGCGTCAATTAGGTATTTATGATGATTCAATGGTAGAGGGGCTTCGCCACCTTATTACCCCCATACAGGAGGCTGGTAGCAAAGTCGCAGTCTACATCAACCATGCGGGGCGGATAGCAAATCCAATGGTAACTAAATTACCCCTTATCGCACCTTCTCCAATAGCTTGTCCAACTATTGGAGTTGAACCACAAGGAATACCTCATGAGGACATAAAGAAATGGCAAAATACTTACGTAAAAGCTGCTGTCAGAGCTTATGAAGCTGGTGCAGATGCATTGGAAATTCAATTTGGACATGGTTATCTCATTCACCAGTTTTTGTCACCTCATACTAACAAAAGAGAGGATGAACATGGTGGCAGTTTTGAGAATAGAATTCGCTTTGGGATGGAAATATTAGATGAAATAAAGAAAGAGATAGGTGCTGATTTTCCAATTATTGTACGCATTAGTGCTGATGAATTTGTGCCAGGAGGTTGGACATTAGAGGATGCGATCCGTTTGGCTAAAGCATTAGAAGATAAAGGTGTTGCTGCTATTGATGTTTCTTTAGGAAGTAGCTGTGAGTCTGGTGCTATTACATTGCAAACTTTGGGAACGCAAAAAGGATTGGCATGGGAATTTGCTTCAAAAATAAAAGAACAGGTCAATATTCCTGTTATCGCTGTCGGGCGAATCAATACGCCAGAATTGGCAGAAGAAATATTGGTATCAGGCAAAGCTGATTTAGTTGCTCTTGGACGTCCTTTGGTGGCTGATCCGCTATTTGTAGAAAAGGCTATCTCAGGACGCAGCAAGGAAATACGCCGTTGTGCTGCTTGTCACCAAGGCTGTTTAGATGAATTAAGAGCAGGACGCCGTTTTGGTTGTAATTTCAACCCATCAGTTGGCAAGGAGGAGGAAATCGAAATACAAAAAGCACCTCAACCTGGAAAGAAAGTATTTATCATTGGTGCTGGACTTGCAGGCTTGGAAGCAGCTTATACTGCTGCTGCAAGAGGACATAAAGTATACATTTATGAGGAAAAAGGAGAGATCGGAGGTCAAGTTTTGCCCGGTTCTGTTCCTCCTCACAAAGAAGAATTGAAAGGCATCGTGGAATACTATAAAGAGGTACTTCCAAAGGTTGGTGTCACTTTAAATCTTAATCATAAAGTTACAGCAGAAGAAATAGCAAAATGGGAGGCTGACGAAGTCGTCTTTGCGACAGGAGGACAGCCAATTGTACCACCTATTCCCGGACTTAAAGAATACGGCTTTTTGACAGCTGTGGAAGTATTAAGAGGAGAAAAACAAGCAGGCGATAAAGTTGCTATAATTGGTGGCGGCTTGATAGGCATGGAAACTGCTGATTATCTCTCAGAACAAGGCAAAAAGGTAATGGTTATTGAGCTTTTGGAGGAAGTAGCAAGAGACATGGGAGTTTTTGAGAAGATTCTCATTATGAAGCGCTTAAAAGAACGAGGTGTTGAAATTTATGTAAAAACTCGTTTAAAGGAAGTAGGAAAGGCCCTTTTGGTGGAGACACCTGAAGGGGAAAAAGAGCTGCCACTTCCCGATACTATAGTTTTAGCCGTAGGTTTAAAACCAGATCCTTCGCTTTACGAAGAGGTTAGTAAGATTTTACCACAAGAAAAGCTTCATGTTATAGGAGATGCTAAAGAAGTGAGAAAGATTGTCCACGCTATTTCTGAGGGACGTAATTTAGGTCTTTCCCTATAA
- the cas2 gene encoding CRISPR-associated endonuclease Cas2, producing the protein MFLILVYDVNEKRVNKVLKTCRKYLHWVQNSVLEGEISEANLKKLKIELSRIIDKDEDSVIFYILRTTKYSEREILGLRKGGEDIII; encoded by the coding sequence ATGTTTTTAATTTTAGTATACGATGTGAATGAAAAAAGGGTCAATAAAGTTTTAAAGACTTGCAGAAAATACCTTCATTGGGTCCAAAATTCTGTTTTAGAAGGCGAAATATCAGAAGCCAATCTTAAAAAACTAAAAATAGAGCTTTCAAGAATAATAGACAAAGATGAGGATTCAGTTATTTTTTATATTTTACGGACTACCAAATATTCTGAAAGAGAAATCCTTGGGCTTAGAAAAGGCGGAGAAGACATAATTATATAA
- a CDS encoding IS110 family RNA-guided transposase — MDVSLNDVKVHILDQEGNDASSRFSVENNPHGCDVIVSRILECCNKYNIQKVFIGLESTSVYGWHLQYYLADHSALKPYQPSITTFNANIINAFKKSLGNLPKNDWIDAFAIAEKLRFGRLPKSCSVDFRYLALQRLTRHRFHIVNSIVREKNYFLSNLFLKFSGLCQNKVFSNNFGATATEIFNEFFTLDDIAARPLDELAGFLVDKSKDRFDDPEATAKLLQEAVHKSYRINATVDDSLNFVIKSCFDNLQSLEKQKKAVEKAIINEVKGFNNEFLCLTSVKGIGPTIAAGLISEIGGISRFDNDNALAKFSGLYWSEYQSADFKAEDTYLKRTGNEYLRYYFIQAADQLRKYLPEFSQYYARKFKESKTHKHKRALVLTARKTVRLVFALLREEKLYKSPIMKGDDCIS, encoded by the coding sequence ATGGATGTAAGCCTGAATGATGTCAAGGTTCATATTCTCGACCAGGAGGGTAATGATGCTTCCTCTCGTTTTTCTGTAGAAAATAACCCTCATGGTTGTGATGTTATAGTTTCCCGTATCTTGGAGTGTTGTAATAAATACAATATCCAAAAGGTCTTTATTGGTTTGGAATCTACTTCAGTCTATGGCTGGCACCTCCAGTATTATTTGGCTGATCATTCTGCTCTTAAGCCTTATCAACCTTCTATTACTACTTTTAATGCTAATATTATTAATGCTTTTAAAAAGTCTCTCGGCAATTTACCTAAAAATGACTGGATTGATGCCTTTGCTATTGCTGAAAAACTGAGATTCGGTAGACTCCCCAAATCTTGTTCTGTAGATTTTAGATATCTTGCTCTCCAGAGGCTTACTCGCCATCGCTTTCACATTGTTAATAGTATTGTTAGAGAAAAAAATTATTTCCTCAGCAATTTGTTCCTTAAGTTTAGCGGTTTGTGCCAAAATAAAGTCTTTAGTAATAATTTTGGAGCAACTGCTACTGAAATATTTAATGAGTTTTTCACCCTTGATGATATTGCGGCTCGACCGCTTGATGAGCTTGCCGGCTTTTTGGTTGACAAGAGTAAAGATCGCTTTGATGATCCAGAAGCTACAGCTAAATTGCTTCAAGAGGCTGTTCACAAGTCTTATAGAATTAATGCTACTGTAGATGATTCTTTAAACTTTGTTATCAAGTCTTGCTTTGATAATCTACAGTCCCTTGAAAAACAGAAGAAAGCTGTAGAAAAAGCCATTATTAATGAGGTAAAAGGATTTAACAATGAATTCCTTTGTCTTACCTCAGTAAAAGGTATTGGCCCAACCATCGCAGCCGGCTTAATATCTGAGATAGGCGGAATTTCAAGGTTTGATAATGATAATGCCCTTGCAAAGTTTTCCGGCCTTTATTGGTCAGAGTACCAGTCTGCTGATTTTAAAGCGGAGGACACATATCTCAAGCGTACTGGTAATGAGTATCTCAGATATTATTTTATTCAAGCAGCTGACCAGCTCAGGAAGTATTTACCTGAGTTCTCACAATACTATGCCCGCAAATTTAAAGAAAGCAAAACTCACAAGCATAAACGTGCTCTTGTATTGACTGCACGTAAAACTGTAAGGTTAGTCTTCGCTCTGCTGCGCGAAGAAAAACTTTATAAATCCCCAATAATGAAAGGAGATGATTGTATAAGTTAA
- a CDS encoding MBL fold metallo-hydrolase: MKFCSLRSGSSGNAIYINHKDVHILVDAGLSGRTIEKALLNIGINPKSLSAILITHEHKDHIIGAGVLSRRYNIPIYANKATWEVMEKDIKEISEKNKLYFTTGEEFEIGDVKIMPFKKSHDAVEPVGFSFKCGDKKISIATDLGYMTRGVANHLIGSDIVLLEANHDIEMLINGSYPWPLKKRILSNLGHLSNDAAADTLMKLFKMKAIGIAFLGHLSQNNNRPELAFATVTNVLKKSGVKFEVRMALRNIESDLVEI, from the coding sequence ATGAAGTTTTGTTCCTTGAGGTCAGGAAGCAGTGGAAATGCTATTTACATAAATCATAAAGATGTACATATACTTGTTGATGCGGGTTTAAGCGGTAGAACAATTGAAAAAGCATTACTTAACATAGGGATAAACCCTAAAAGTCTATCTGCCATTCTTATAACTCATGAGCATAAAGATCATATTATCGGAGCCGGGGTACTTTCAAGGAGATACAATATACCTATATATGCCAATAAAGCTACATGGGAGGTAATGGAGAAAGACATAAAAGAAATTTCCGAAAAAAACAAACTCTATTTTACCACAGGAGAAGAATTTGAAATTGGGGATGTAAAAATAATGCCCTTTAAAAAGTCTCATGATGCCGTGGAACCGGTAGGTTTTTCCTTTAAATGTGGAGATAAAAAAATTTCCATTGCTACTGATTTAGGATACATGACGAGAGGTGTTGCAAATCATCTTATAGGTTCCGATATAGTACTTTTAGAAGCAAACCATGATATAGAAATGCTTATCAATGGTTCATATCCATGGCCTCTTAAAAAAAGGATTTTATCTAATTTAGGGCATCTTTCTAATGATGCTGCAGCAGACACTCTCATGAAGCTGTTTAAAATGAAAGCGATAGGAATAGCTTTTTTAGGCCATTTAAGCCAAAATAACAACAGACCAGAACTTGCCTTTGCGACTGTTACAAATGTACTTAAAAAATCAGGAGTAAAATTTGAGGTGCGTATGGCTTTAAGAAATATTGAAAGTGATTTAGTAGAAATATAA
- the ltrA gene encoding group II intron reverse transcriptase/maturase: MDSKDMQRLQTTQQRGYPLNREMEFQKTTEVHSISSASEDGRNEVQRYTSKMLEMIVERGNMRAAYKRVVANKGSHGVDGMEVDELLPYLKENWPTIKQQLLEGKYKPQPVRRVEIPKPDGGVRLLGIPTVLDRLIQQAIAQILNKVYNHTFSDSSYGFRPGRSAKDAIKAAEAYINEGYTWVVDMDLEKFFDRVNHDIIMSKLEKRIGDKRVLKLIRRYLESGVMINGIKVSTEEGTPQGGPLSPLLANIMLDELDKELEKRGHKFCRYADDCNIYVRSRSAGNRVMKSIKKFIESKLKLKVNEAKSAVDRPWRRKFLGFSFYTKENEVRIRIHEKSIKRFKEKVREITNRNKGISMENRIKRLNQITTGWVNYFGLADAKSIMKTLDEWIRRRLRACIWKQWKKIKTKHDNLVKLGVEEQKAWEYANTRKGYWRISNSPILNKTLTNKYFESIGYKSLSQRYLIVHNS; the protein is encoded by the coding sequence ATTGACTCGAAAGATATGCAGAGACTGCAGACAACTCAACAAAGAGGCTATCCGTTGAATAGAGAAATGGAATTTCAAAAGACAACGGAAGTGCATAGTATATCATCGGCGTCGGAAGATGGAAGAAACGAAGTACAAAGATATACCAGCAAGATGCTTGAAATGATAGTAGAACGAGGAAACATGAGAGCAGCATACAAGCGCGTTGTTGCAAATAAAGGAAGCCATGGAGTCGATGGGATGGAAGTAGATGAACTTCTACCGTATCTCAAAGAAAACTGGCCAACCATAAAACAACAACTGCTGGAGGGGAAATACAAACCACAACCAGTGCGAAGAGTAGAAATTCCCAAACCAGATGGAGGAGTAAGACTACTAGGAATACCTACAGTACTAGACAGACTAATACAACAAGCAATAGCCCAAATACTGAATAAAGTCTACAACCATACATTTTCTGATAGCAGTTATGGATTCAGACCAGGACGCAGTGCAAAAGACGCAATAAAAGCCGCAGAAGCATACATAAATGAAGGATACACATGGGTTGTAGATATGGACTTAGAAAAGTTCTTTGACAGAGTAAACCACGACATAATAATGTCCAAACTAGAAAAGCGGATAGGAGACAAAAGAGTACTAAAGTTAATACGAAGATACCTAGAATCGGGAGTAATGATAAACGGAATCAAAGTATCAACAGAAGAAGGGACACCCCAAGGAGGGCCATTAAGTCCCCTATTAGCAAACATAATGTTGGATGAACTAGACAAAGAACTTGAAAAGAGAGGGCACAAATTCTGCCGATACGCAGATGACTGCAACATATATGTAAGAAGCAGGTCTGCAGGAAACAGAGTAATGAAGAGCATAAAGAAATTCATAGAAAGCAAATTAAAACTAAAAGTCAACGAAGCAAAAAGTGCTGTAGATAGACCATGGAGAAGAAAATTTCTTGGATTTTCATTCTATACAAAAGAAAACGAAGTAAGAATAAGAATCCATGAAAAATCCATCAAAAGGTTTAAGGAAAAAGTAAGAGAAATAACCAATCGGAACAAGGGAATAAGCATGGAAAACAGAATAAAAAGACTAAATCAAATAACAACAGGATGGGTCAACTATTTTGGATTAGCAGACGCGAAAAGCATAATGAAAACCCTTGACGAATGGATAAGGCGAAGACTAAGGGCATGTATATGGAAACAATGGAAGAAGATAAAAACGAAGCATGATAACTTAGTAAAACTAGGAGTAGAAGAACAAAAAGCCTGGGAATACGCCAATACAAGGAAAGGCTACTGGAGAATATCCAATAGCCCAATCCTAAATAAGACTCTTACAAATAAATACTTTGAAAGCATAGGTTATAAGAGTTTATCCCAAAGATATCTAATTGTACACAATTCCTAA